The following proteins are co-located in the Conyzicola lurida genome:
- a CDS encoding ABC transporter substrate-binding protein — MKRQHHVVAVAAATLATALALTACSAPSGGSDGGTDVVSGGTFSVALNDDPGSLSPLTGVSLVQRALVAFGYDSLAYTTPEGEVIPWLADSWEVTGTSIAYTLKDGITCADGTDFTAETAAANISYQADAANGTFWFGSSITADMTAAAEGNVLTITSATNNPFLLEGTGSIEMVCQAGLDDPETLTDATNGTALYALSDSTPGSEYTYTKRDGYTWGPDGVTSDTEGLPDEILGRVITDEATAANLLLSGELNAASVVGADRARLDSAGLETESLLNPIGEMLFNERADRPTADVRVRQALTLALDRDAVGELVTDGNAVESVSLVNQIPLTCVAGGPEWTLPDTDVEAAGELLDEAGYELGSDGLRSKDGEPLTIRFIYDAGTPSHGAAAEEVQQEWNELGITTDLVAEDPAGWSTDLYQSYDWDTGFIQLAPSSPVVLSLFFLGETSENGGYNFMAVSNPEYNALATEAFTAESADEACGIWKQAEAELIERVDIFPLAETETPMYLSGVTLDRPGAIAPTTIRMLG; from the coding sequence ATGAAAAGACAGCACCACGTAGTCGCCGTCGCGGCGGCTACCCTCGCAACAGCACTGGCGCTCACCGCGTGCAGTGCACCGTCCGGCGGATCGGACGGCGGCACCGACGTCGTCTCCGGCGGCACCTTCTCGGTCGCGCTGAACGACGACCCGGGCAGCCTCTCGCCGCTCACCGGCGTCTCGCTCGTGCAGCGCGCGCTCGTCGCCTTCGGCTACGACTCGCTGGCCTACACGACCCCCGAGGGCGAGGTCATCCCGTGGCTCGCCGACAGCTGGGAGGTCACCGGCACTTCGATCGCGTACACGCTCAAGGACGGCATCACCTGCGCCGACGGCACGGACTTCACAGCAGAGACCGCCGCCGCCAACATCTCCTACCAGGCGGATGCCGCGAACGGCACGTTCTGGTTCGGGTCGAGCATCACCGCCGACATGACGGCCGCGGCCGAGGGCAACGTGCTCACCATCACCTCCGCGACCAACAACCCGTTCCTGCTCGAGGGCACCGGCAGCATCGAGATGGTCTGCCAGGCCGGCCTCGACGACCCCGAGACCCTGACCGACGCGACCAACGGCACCGCGCTCTACGCGCTGTCCGACTCCACCCCGGGCTCGGAGTACACCTACACGAAGCGTGACGGTTACACCTGGGGCCCCGACGGCGTGACCAGCGACACCGAGGGTCTGCCGGACGAGATCCTCGGCCGCGTCATCACCGACGAGGCGACGGCAGCGAACCTGCTGCTCTCGGGCGAGCTCAACGCGGCATCCGTCGTGGGCGCCGACCGTGCCCGCCTCGACTCCGCCGGCCTCGAGACCGAGAGCCTGCTCAACCCGATCGGCGAGATGCTGTTCAACGAGCGTGCCGACCGCCCGACCGCCGACGTGCGCGTGCGCCAGGCACTGACCCTCGCGCTCGACCGTGACGCGGTCGGCGAGCTCGTGACCGACGGCAACGCCGTCGAGTCGGTGTCGCTCGTCAACCAGATCCCGCTCACCTGTGTCGCCGGAGGCCCCGAATGGACCCTCCCCGACACCGACGTCGAAGCGGCCGGCGAGCTGCTCGACGAGGCCGGCTACGAGCTCGGCTCCGACGGACTGCGGTCGAAGGACGGCGAGCCGCTCACCATCCGCTTCATCTACGACGCGGGAACCCCGTCGCACGGTGCCGCGGCCGAAGAGGTGCAGCAGGAATGGAACGAGCTCGGCATCACCACCGACCTCGTGGCGGAGGACCCGGCCGGATGGTCGACCGACCTCTACCAGAGCTACGACTGGGACACCGGATTCATCCAGCTCGCTCCGTCCAGCCCCGTGGTGCTGAGCCTGTTCTTCCTCGGTGAGACGAGCGAGAACGGTGGCTACAACTTCATGGCCGTCTCGAACCCGGAGTACAACGCCCTCGCGACCGAGGCCTTCACCGCCGAGTCCGCCGACGAGGCGTGCGGCATCTGGAAGCAGGCCGAGGCCGAGCTGATCGAGCGGGTCGACATCTTCCCGCTCGCCGAGACCGAGACGCCGATGTACCTCAGCGGCGTTACGCTCGACCGTCCGGGCGCAATCGCGCCGACCACCATCCGGATGCTGGGATAA